One genomic window of Actinoplanes lobatus includes the following:
- a CDS encoding TrmH family RNA methyltransferase, producing MFTPRTPRIVAARRLQRRKDRDQSGRFLAEGPQAVREALAAGAVIELFGTPAALDRYADLAAQAPELSPVTDDALAALAETVHPQGLVAVCEQPDVPIGEALAKNPRLVAVVAEIRDPGNAGTVLRTADAAGAGAVIFAGDAVDPYNGKTVRSSAGSLFHVDVVRSPLSVVDLLQDSGLQVLATSGTGEDDVDSLLDGGQLALPTAWLFGSEAHGLPASVLSAADRRVRVPIYGGAESLNLAAAAAVCLYASARAQR from the coding sequence ATGTTCACACCCCGTACCCCCAGAATCGTCGCGGCCCGGCGTCTCCAGCGCCGTAAGGATCGCGATCAGAGCGGCCGCTTCCTGGCCGAAGGTCCGCAGGCCGTGCGTGAGGCGCTGGCCGCGGGGGCGGTGATCGAACTGTTCGGGACGCCGGCCGCGCTGGACCGGTACGCCGACCTCGCCGCGCAGGCCCCGGAGCTGTCGCCGGTCACCGACGACGCCCTGGCGGCGCTCGCCGAGACCGTGCATCCGCAGGGCCTGGTCGCCGTCTGCGAGCAGCCGGACGTGCCGATCGGCGAGGCCCTCGCCAAGAACCCCCGGCTGGTCGCGGTGGTCGCCGAGATCCGGGACCCCGGCAACGCCGGGACCGTGCTGCGCACGGCGGATGCCGCGGGCGCCGGGGCGGTCATCTTCGCCGGCGACGCCGTCGACCCCTACAACGGCAAAACTGTACGGTCGTCGGCCGGCTCGCTGTTCCACGTCGACGTCGTCCGGTCCCCGCTGAGTGTCGTGGACCTGCTCCAGGACAGCGGCCTCCAGGTGCTCGCCACCAGCGGCACCGGCGAGGACGACGTGGACTCGCTGCTCGACGGCGGTCAGCTCGCACTTCCGACGGCCTGGCTGTTCGGCTCCGAGGCGCACGGGCTGCCCGCCTCCGTGCTGAGTGCGGCGGACCGGCGGGTACGCGTACCCATCTATGGCGGCGCCGAAAGCCTCAACCTGGCCGCGGCCGCCGCCGTCTGTCTATATGCCTCGGCCCGCGCGCAGCGCTGA
- the rplT gene encoding 50S ribosomal protein L20, whose protein sequence is MARVKRAVNAQKKRRTLLETASGYRGQRSRLYRKAKEQVLHSMQYSYRDRRDRKGDFRQLWITRINAAARSNGMTYNRLIQGLKLAEVEVDRKILADLAVNDAAAFAAIVEIARAAVAAEGTGGAAAQAA, encoded by the coding sequence ATGGCACGCGTCAAGCGGGCGGTAAACGCCCAGAAGAAGCGCCGCACCCTGCTCGAGACCGCGAGCGGCTACCGCGGTCAGCGCTCCCGCCTGTACCGCAAGGCCAAGGAGCAGGTGCTGCACTCGATGCAGTACTCGTACCGTGACCGCCGTGACCGCAAGGGCGACTTCCGCCAGCTGTGGATCACCCGTATCAACGCGGCGGCCCGGTCGAACGGTATGACCTACAACCGCCTGATCCAGGGCCTCAAGCTGGCCGAGGTCGAGGTCGACCGCAAGATCCTGGCCGACCTCGCGGTGAACGACGCGGCTGCCTTCGCGGCCATCGTCGAGATCGCTCGTGCGGCCGTCGCGGCCGAGGGCACCGGCGGCGCCGCCGCGCAGGCTGCCTGA
- the rpmI gene encoding 50S ribosomal protein L35, whose protein sequence is MPKMKSHTGMGKRVKVTGKGKIVREQAGKRHLLEHKSSHVTRRMTGTVVVAKADTARVKKLLGR, encoded by the coding sequence GTGCCGAAGATGAAGAGCCACACCGGCATGGGTAAGCGGGTGAAGGTCACCGGCAAGGGCAAGATCGTGCGCGAGCAGGCCGGCAAGCGTCACCTGCTGGAGCACAAGAGCTCCCACGTCACCCGCCGGATGACCGGAACGGTCGTTGTGGCCAAGGCCGACACCGCGCGAGTGAAGAAGCTTCTGGGCCGCTGA
- the infC gene encoding translation initiation factor IF-3 translates to MNEQIRAREVRLVGPEGEQVGIVPLERALQLAADVDLDLVEVAPMARPPVCKLMDFGKFKYESALKAREARRNQQQTVIKEMKLRPKIDPHDYETKKGHVVRFLKAGDKVKVTIMFRGREQSRPELGFRLLRRLSEEISELGFVEASPKQDGRNMIMVLAPHRATKAAAVAATAAGAKPGREPREDDGAAPAAAPAETTVE, encoded by the coding sequence GTGAACGAACAGATCCGGGCTCGTGAGGTCCGTCTGGTCGGTCCGGAGGGTGAGCAGGTCGGCATCGTGCCGCTCGAGCGTGCTCTCCAGCTGGCCGCGGATGTCGATCTGGATCTGGTCGAGGTTGCTCCGATGGCGCGGCCGCCGGTGTGCAAGCTCATGGACTTCGGCAAGTTCAAGTACGAGAGCGCACTCAAGGCCCGCGAAGCGCGGCGCAACCAGCAGCAGACCGTCATCAAGGAAATGAAGCTGCGGCCGAAGATCGACCCGCACGACTACGAGACCAAAAAGGGTCACGTGGTGCGGTTCCTCAAGGCGGGCGACAAGGTCAAGGTGACGATCATGTTCCGTGGTCGTGAGCAGAGCCGTCCCGAGCTGGGCTTCCGGCTTCTCCGCCGGCTCAGCGAGGAGATCTCGGAGCTGGGCTTCGTGGAGGCCAGCCCGAAGCAGGACGGCCGGAACATGATCATGGTGCTGGCCCCGCATCGGGCCACCAAGGCCGCCGCCGTTGCTGCCACCGCGGCGGGCGCCAAGCCCGGCCGTGAGCCGCGCGAGGATGACGGCGCTGCGCCGGCCGCTGCTCCTGCTGAGACCACCGTCGAATAA
- a CDS encoding PH domain-containing protein: MTSESESGVRYRPKKIRWVAVPLAVGLMLFFTVISFGLTGSAGFQNSNASFQRGDQLAMIGLGVLLGLGVLAFCRPRVTADDEGVHVRNVIGGYDLPWTVVRAVRFDRNSAWAQLELENDEQVPVHALQAVDKDYAVDGVRTLRALHSASHKA, from the coding sequence ATGACGTCTGAATCCGAGTCCGGCGTCCGCTATCGCCCCAAGAAGATCCGCTGGGTGGCCGTACCGTTGGCCGTGGGTCTGATGCTCTTCTTCACGGTGATCAGCTTCGGGCTGACCGGCTCGGCCGGCTTCCAGAACTCGAACGCCAGCTTCCAGCGCGGTGACCAGCTCGCCATGATCGGGCTGGGTGTGCTGCTCGGCCTGGGCGTCCTGGCGTTCTGCCGGCCGCGGGTCACCGCCGACGACGAGGGCGTGCACGTGCGCAACGTGATCGGCGGCTACGACCTGCCGTGGACCGTGGTGCGTGCCGTCCGGTTCGACCGGAACTCGGCGTGGGCCCAACTGGAGCTGGAGAACGACGAGCAGGTGCCGGTCCACGCGTTGCAGGCCGTCGACAAGGACTACGCGGTCGACGGGGTGCGCACCCTGAGGGCTCTTCATTCGGCCTCCCACAAGGCCTGA
- the hisG gene encoding ATP phosphoribosyltransferase, producing the protein MLRIAIPNKGTLSAPASQMLRDAGYRQRTDPKDLICRDEANNVEFFYLRPKDIATYVGSGDLDLGITGRDLLVDSGVPAAELLDLNFGRATFRWAAPAGTLTDVGQIGGRRIATAYPGVVGRYLDEHELKADVVRLDGAVENAVRLGVADLIADVVETGATLRQAGLVTIGEPIMKSSAILIGREEQAPNGAAQLLRRLHGVLVARNFVMLAYDVRADLLDQATSLTPGIESPTVSPLHREGWVAVEAMVQRSDVHRVMDELYELGARAILVTDIANCRL; encoded by the coding sequence ATGCTGCGCATCGCCATTCCGAACAAGGGCACCCTCTCCGCACCGGCGTCACAGATGTTGCGGGACGCCGGGTACCGCCAGCGCACCGACCCCAAAGACCTGATCTGCCGTGACGAAGCCAACAACGTCGAGTTCTTCTACCTGCGGCCGAAGGACATCGCGACGTACGTCGGCTCGGGTGATCTGGATCTCGGCATCACCGGCCGGGACCTGCTGGTCGACTCCGGGGTGCCGGCGGCCGAGCTGCTCGACCTGAACTTCGGCCGGGCCACGTTCCGCTGGGCCGCCCCGGCCGGGACGCTGACCGACGTCGGCCAGATCGGTGGCCGCCGCATCGCCACCGCCTATCCCGGGGTGGTCGGCCGCTACCTGGACGAGCACGAGCTCAAGGCGGACGTGGTGCGCCTCGACGGCGCGGTGGAGAACGCGGTGCGGCTCGGCGTCGCCGACCTGATCGCCGACGTGGTGGAGACCGGCGCCACGCTGCGCCAGGCCGGCCTCGTCACGATCGGGGAGCCGATCATGAAGTCGTCGGCCATCCTGATCGGGCGCGAGGAGCAGGCGCCCAACGGCGCCGCCCAGCTGCTGCGGCGCCTGCACGGTGTGCTTGTCGCGCGCAACTTCGTCATGCTGGCGTACGACGTCCGCGCCGACCTGCTCGACCAGGCCACCAGCCTGACCCCGGGCATCGAGTCCCCGACCGTGTCGCCGCTGCACCGGGAGGGCTGGGTCGCGGTCGAGGCCATGGTCCAGCGCAGTGACGTGCACCGGGTCATGGACGAGCTGTACGAACTGGGCGCCCGGGCGATCCTCGTCACCGACATCGCGAATTGCAGGCTCTGA